A window from Erythrolamprus reginae isolate rEryReg1 chromosome 11, rEryReg1.hap1, whole genome shotgun sequence encodes these proteins:
- the CCDC97 gene encoding coiled-coil domain-containing protein 97: protein MEIPASKGCPSQSNRDSDRSFQASPGDDQNLASSDMCSFGTVGSSPRSHTYWGEQMSGVPNSHNYSRSRKGTFQLPPHWEEQSWHLGQNSSADKHRSKVKLPLTCSWSELKTENPATNNGSEANQDFNRGAEKLGDLDGENVTPNREETNDVDDKQLHYNNGNFKSSGSDVVIDSPMEEEDSAVLAMFHAVAGSRVAVQSQQKDEPDFTPAQKLGILRNLYHAKPLIFLERFRSVLHEEHLPCFCHLSGNYEADFYCAEIRKSNRGKTLHTRVRNKRYAALQQLIRGGEYFSDEQMRGRDPLLYEQYIGQYLSDEELQELGHCKLEASCSLSGILLDSYQEKVIQQRLLIQQEQEEACQEEEEEEDSDQDSRDQDLNPDADEWVPDVEEKAFLREEFTSRMYQHFLEGKDMDFDYSEVDENPEFDNLDIVSRDEEERYFDEDEAEAADGMEAEETERRP from the exons ATGGAAATTCCAGCAAGCAAAGGTTGCCCTTCGCAGAGCAACAGGGATTCTGATAGGTCTTTCCAAGCGTCTCCTGGTGATGACCAGAACCTTGCATCCTCAGATATGTGCAGCTTTGGGACAGTTGGCAGTTCCCCTAGGAGTCACACCTATTGGGGAGAACAAATGTCAGGAGTCCCAAATTCACACAACTATTCCCGGAGCAGGAAAGGAACATTTCAATTGCCGCCTCACTGGGAGGAGCAATCTTGGCATCTAGGCCAAAATTCTTCTGCGGACAAACACAGGTCCAAAGTGAAGCTGCCTCTCACCTGTTCCTGGAGTGAATTAAAGACTGAAAACCCAGCCACAAATAATGGCAGTGAAGCTAACCAAGATTTTAACCGAGGTGCTGAAAAACTGGGGGACTTGGATGGTGAAAATGTCACCCCCAACAGAGAGGAGACGAACGACGTCGACGACAAACAGTTGCATTACAATAATGGAAATTTTAAATCCTCTGGTTCAGACGTGGTCATTGACAGCCCCATGGAAGAGGAGGACTCCGCTGTGCTTGCCATGTTCCACGCTGTGGCCGGCAGCCGCGTGGCAGTCCAGAGCCAACAGAAGGATGAGCCAGATTTTACACCAGCCCAGAAATTGGGCATCTTACGGAATTTGTACCACGCAAAGCCTCTGATCTTCCTGGAGCGCTTCCGGAGTGTCCTGCACGAAGAGCACTTGCCCTGTTTCTGCCATCTCTCTGGCAATTACGAGGCGGATTTTTACTGCGCCGAGATCCGCAAATCCAACCGGGGCAAAACCCTGCACACCAGGGTGAGGAACAAGCGCTACGCAGCTCTGCAACAACTCATCAGAG GTGGGGAATATTTCAGCGATGAGCAAATGAGGGGCCGGGACCCCCTCCTCTATGAGCAGTACATCGGACAGTATCTGAGCGACGAGGAgctgcaggagctgggccactgTAAACTGGAGGCTTCCTGCTCCCTCTCCGGGATCCTCCTAGATTCCTACCAGGAGAAAGTCATCCAGCAGCGGCTGCTGATCcagcaggagcaggaagaggcctgccaggaggaagaggaggaggaagacagtgaCCAGGACAGCAGAG ACCAGGATTTAAACCCCGATGCGGACGAATGGGTCCCCGATGTGGAGGAGAAGGCGTTTCTGCGGGAAGAGTTCACGAGCCGTATGTACCAGCACTTCCTTGAGGGCAAAGATATGGACTTCGACTACAG TGAAGTGGACGAGAATCCGGAGTTTGATAACCTCGACATCGTCTCTCGAGACGAAGAAGAACGCTATTTTGACGAGGACGAGGCCGAAGCCGCCGATGGGATGGAGGCAGAGGAGACGGAGCGAAGACCTTAG